The proteins below are encoded in one region of Williamsia sp. DF01-3:
- a CDS encoding metal-sensitive transcriptional regulator — protein MAASTPTHDGEHAAPHGYIDDKKKYLARLKRIEGQARGLHRMVDEEQYCIDILTQISALTKALEGVAIGLLDDHLKHCVVDAAKTGGPEAEAKLKEASDAIARLVRS, from the coding sequence ATGGCTGCCAGCACACCCACCCACGACGGGGAGCACGCTGCTCCGCACGGTTACATCGACGACAAAAAGAAGTACCTCGCTCGGCTCAAGCGGATTGAGGGCCAGGCCCGCGGGCTGCACCGGATGGTTGATGAAGAGCAGTACTGCATCGACATCCTCACCCAGATCTCCGCGTTGACCAAAGCGCTTGAGGGTGTGGCGATCGGCCTACTCGATGATCACCTCAAGCACTGCGTCGTTGACGCCGCCAAAACCGGCGGGCCAGAAGCCGAAGCAAAGCTCAAAGAGGCTTCCGACGCCATCGCCCGCCTGGTCCGGTCCTAG
- a CDS encoding heavy metal translocating P-type ATPase has product MDAMNAPQHNHSAHSPATPTEHAHAGAVQEHTSHEHAGHDDSHSDHGAHGGHQGHAGHGDHVGQFRRLFWIMLVLAIPVVGFSNMFAMLVGYELPDSEAVTWISPILGTVMFAWGGRPFLTGAVSEVRSRAPGMMLLIALAITVAFVASWGASLELLDHQLDFWWELALLIVIMLLGHWIEMRSLAQTTSALDSLAALLPDEAERVDGDTTVTVPPSQLQVGDVVIVRPGASVPADGKIVDGTAEIDESMVTGESKTVRRSAGDAVVAGTVATDSGLRVQVTATGDDTALAGIGRLVADAQNSTSRAQRLADTAAGWLFWFALGAAVLTAIAWTVLGYPDDAVVRTITVLVIACPHALGLAIPLVVAIATERAARGGVLIKDRLALESMRTVDTVLFDKTGTLTKGEPTVTAVHTIAGHSEDDVLAWAAAAETDSEHPLGKAIVHAAQTQHLTRVAASDFTSSPAVGVSATVDGRHVQVGGPRLLEQYQHSELDVAERWRADGAIILHVLADGQVIGALKLADEVRSESRQAVDALHKLGIQVVMITGDAHAVAQSVATELGIDRVFAGVRPEHKASKVKELQSEGRTTAMVGDGVNDAPALAQADVGIAIGAGTDVAIASAGVILASDDPRSVLSVIELSRASYRKMKQNLWWAAGYNLISVPLAAGVLAGIGFVLPMSVGAILMSASTVVVALNAQLLRRLDLRPDVSATAALGK; this is encoded by the coding sequence ATGGACGCCATGAACGCTCCACAGCACAACCACTCGGCGCACTCACCCGCGACACCCACCGAGCACGCCCATGCTGGTGCGGTGCAGGAGCACACCTCGCATGAGCACGCCGGCCATGACGACAGCCACAGCGACCACGGTGCACACGGCGGGCATCAGGGTCACGCCGGACATGGTGACCACGTCGGACAGTTCCGGCGCCTGTTTTGGATCATGCTGGTGCTGGCCATTCCGGTGGTCGGATTCTCAAACATGTTCGCCATGCTCGTCGGATACGAGTTACCCGACAGCGAAGCAGTGACATGGATTTCGCCGATTCTGGGCACCGTGATGTTCGCCTGGGGCGGCCGGCCGTTCCTGACCGGCGCGGTCAGTGAGGTGCGATCACGGGCGCCGGGCATGATGCTGCTTATCGCGCTGGCGATCACGGTGGCGTTCGTGGCGTCGTGGGGTGCGAGCCTGGAACTGCTGGACCATCAGCTCGATTTCTGGTGGGAACTGGCCCTGTTGATCGTGATCATGTTGTTGGGGCACTGGATTGAGATGCGGTCGCTGGCTCAGACGACGTCCGCGCTGGACTCGTTGGCGGCGCTGCTACCCGACGAAGCTGAACGCGTCGACGGCGACACCACGGTCACCGTGCCGCCCTCGCAACTGCAGGTCGGTGACGTCGTCATCGTGCGCCCCGGCGCCAGCGTGCCGGCGGACGGAAAGATTGTCGACGGCACCGCCGAGATAGACGAATCGATGGTGACCGGGGAATCGAAGACGGTGCGCCGCAGCGCCGGTGACGCCGTGGTCGCCGGGACCGTCGCTACCGACTCGGGGCTGCGGGTGCAGGTCACCGCCACCGGCGACGACACCGCCCTGGCCGGTATCGGACGACTGGTCGCCGACGCCCAGAACTCGACGTCGCGAGCCCAACGGCTCGCCGATACCGCCGCAGGCTGGTTGTTCTGGTTCGCACTCGGCGCTGCGGTACTGACCGCCATCGCCTGGACCGTGCTCGGCTATCCCGACGACGCGGTCGTACGCACCATCACCGTCCTGGTCATCGCCTGCCCGCACGCACTGGGCTTGGCCATCCCACTGGTGGTGGCCATCGCCACCGAACGCGCCGCCCGCGGCGGGGTATTGATCAAAGATCGGCTCGCGCTGGAAAGCATGCGCACCGTGGACACCGTGCTGTTCGACAAGACCGGCACCCTGACCAAAGGCGAACCCACCGTCACCGCAGTCCACACAATCGCCGGCCATTCCGAGGACGATGTATTGGCCTGGGCCGCAGCCGCGGAAACCGACAGCGAACATCCCCTGGGCAAAGCCATCGTGCACGCCGCACAGACTCAGCACCTCACCCGCGTTGCCGCTAGCGACTTCACCTCATCGCCCGCCGTCGGTGTCTCGGCCACCGTCGACGGCCGCCATGTTCAGGTCGGCGGGCCCCGACTGCTCGAGCAGTACCAGCACAGCGAGCTCGACGTCGCCGAGCGCTGGCGGGCCGACGGCGCCATCATCTTGCACGTCCTCGCCGACGGGCAGGTCATCGGCGCCCTCAAACTGGCCGACGAGGTGCGCAGCGAATCACGCCAGGCCGTCGACGCGCTGCACAAACTCGGTATCCAGGTCGTCATGATCACCGGCGACGCACACGCAGTGGCCCAATCTGTCGCCACTGAACTCGGCATCGACCGCGTGTTCGCCGGCGTCCGCCCCGAACACAAAGCCTCCAAAGTCAAAGAACTTCAATCCGAGGGCCGCACGACGGCCATGGTCGGCGACGGTGTCAACGACGCCCCCGCACTCGCCCAAGCGGACGTCGGCATCGCCATCGGCGCCGGCACCGACGTCGCGATCGCCTCGGCCGGTGTCATCCTCGCCAGCGACGACCCCCGATCGGTGCTGTCGGTGATCGAGCTGTCGCGAGCGAGCTACCGGAAAATGAAGCAGAACCTGTGGTGGGCCGCCGGTTACAACCTGATCTCCGTACCCTTGGCTGCCGGTGTGCTCGCTGGGATCGGGTTCGTTCTGCCCATGTCGGTTGGTGCGATCTTGATGTCGGCGTCCACGGTGGTTGTGGCGCTCAATGCCCAGCTGTTGCGGCGACTGGACCTGCGCCCTGACGTCAGCGCCACTGCTGCACTGGGCAAGTAG